The genomic stretch GATTCAATTTTAAACCTACATGTAATTTTGTATACTATtgtttgaaaaattttatattttggaatatattttatattttgaaatataaattatatcttcTCCATTATTTGATAATGTATGTATAGCTTATCTTCTTTTAATTGAGTCCCTTCAGCATATGTGAAGTATAACATATGTAGAAATCAGAAACACAGCCTGGAAAGTGCAATGTAATGTAAGGTGAAATATTATGGTATTtataatctaaaattaaaatacagaggAAGCATAGCCTATGTCTTCTCACCAGTATCAAGTCAGACTTTTTGCAGGAGAATTTTGACAGATTTTGAAAACAATGAATTGCATCCCAGAGAGTGGAAACAGCCTATCAAAATATACCAAAGTTTGATATAGTTAGTTTtggaaaaatgacaaataatttgGTGAGTTTAGAGTGTAAGGCCTGATGGGGAAAATGGACAAGGCCATGAGGCTGGGCACTGAGATACAGACAGATTATAAAAATCATTGTGTATCATATTAGAGTAGATTTTACTCTAAAGTTAGTAAggagacataaaatattttaatgcatggGAATTAACATGATCAGATCTACTCTGTGCATAAATATCTATGCAGAGGTTGTCATTTCTTCCAAATTACCAATGAAGTTGTAAAACAAATTTCCTCCTCTGTCCCTGCCCTTCCGAAAACACACATCATGGTTACCCCCAAAGCCAAGGAGAATTGGTCATTCTGTGCTAACGTTGGAGATGATTCTATGTCCATCAGGGGGCGATAGAGCACAGTTTGCAGAATACAGATTATCATGTGGCGTCCAGGCTGGCACAATTTATTGTCCAGTTACTGACTTCTTAGACTGCATCACATAACTAACATGCCGCCAGAATCCTATCTGTAGAGCTAATATAGACTAAATAGGAGATAGGGACCATGGTTGTCGTATTAGAGCAGGGACGGAGACCGGGGAAAAGACCAGAAGAACTAGGGATGATTTGAAGATTCTAGGAGAGCCTGCATGTCTTTCTTTTGGATCACAGCCAAAAAGGCAAGGAGAGGACAAAAGCAAGTTCCTCATTCTTGATCAGACCTCCCTTCCACCCTCCAGGACTTGCAATGGAGACTGTGCCCAGTGACTTGCTTTCAGTTTGGTAGGTTATGCGCTTAACATTCCCATGTTGTGATAGAGAGCTTGCCCAGAGGCACGGAGCCCAATGCAGTCACCCCTTTTCTCATATTACAGGAACATGAGACTCTGAAGAGGGAGGGGATTAAATCCTATTACTGGCATATCCGTGAAAGGGAAATTCCAAGTTTTCCAGCTCCTAGGTTGCTAAGaatcaaaacaagaaaacattctTATGACCAGGAGTGGCAAATTCATACTCTCAGATTCATTACAAATTTACAATATACAATTCTAAAATCTAACATACCCTGTATGTTTATTACTTCCCTTTTATCTAAGTGCACAGCTATAACTAGAACTATACGAAAAATTATCAAAGATTGCTGTTCTCTAAAATGAAGCATACAGTTGAGACATATTGAGTATATGTTGTCTTAGTGGTGACCTTTGTTCCCCAATTGTCACAACCACTATGGATCCGTTAGCAATAAATGTCTTGAGTTTTCATGGCATCATAAATGTAACTACTTATCAGAGTTTGTGAGTGTATTTCAAACCCTCATGACAAACTTGCTGAAACTGAACATCAGATCTACTACTCTAAGGTTGATTCTGGTCTtactatttcatataaatttctaGATCTTTGTATTCTGTTTAGTTAAAAACTACAGTCATCCTATTTCACTTTACTCATACTGTTTTTTTCTCAGATGGGTGGTATTTGTCAAGAGTATATGTACTTCcaaagaaaatgagatttcaaAGGAGAAACATTTCTTTTAGCTTGGAGCATTAAGGAAAGCTTTGGCAAGAAAACAATGTTTGGATGGTGTCCTGAAAAATGAGCATAATTTGGTCCTATGAAGAACAATGAAACTGATATCCCAAACAGAGGCCACATGAAGACTAGGACTCAGAGTCACCAAAAGCAGGGAATATGTGAGAAATACACCAAAATTCAGGATCTATGATCGAGCACAATGTGAGTAACATGGCCTAACATGGCAATAGAATAGCTTAATTTAGGACTGAACTGGAGAATCCAGACCATGTTGTTAGCGTTGGTTTGGAAAATTACAAAGGAGTTTGAGTTGGCTTGTGGAGAAgtcaagaataaaagagaaataggaataaaattgGTGACAGAGATCGGAACCAGATGTTAAAAAGCTTCAAATGTTAAACTCAACATAATCAGCCTTGACATCAATAGGAAATGGAAACATACCAAAGAAATTTTTAGCAAGACAGCAAAATGATTTTGTCAATGTTTTATATGGCAAAACTGGcagcagttaaaaaaacaaagtgaaattaCAGAAATGAAATCATGATTGAGAAATATAAGCAATTAGGTtagtttttttcagaaatatttgtaaCTAGATGACTgtggtttaaaatttaaaagaaaaatgtattgaaatGCCCTATTGAGGAACAGGGTTGACTACTCTCAACCTAGATTAATTATTTAAGGTGGCGGGACCAGAACAAAACCTAACTAGTCAGGCCCTTCCACTCTTGAGCTATACTCAAAAGAGAGCTTAACCTCAGTGAATCTGTTACATATAAAGACTTCCTCCTTTGAGAAACTctatttccctctttctctctctctctttaaaatgcaaaacagaatttatttacataattgtTTGAATAGTTGTATTGCcttttacttcattattttttaaaatgataagacATCTCACAATCTtgcatttatttgctttctttttaaaatttttagctttttaatttcaataggtttttggagaacaggtgATGTCTGGTTACGTGagtgagttctttagtggtgatttctgagagtGGTGATGGGTGATGatgggtgcacccatcacccgagcagtgtacactgtatccagtgtgtagtctttcatccctcaCCACCCCCtaccctgagtccccaaagtccaatttattgttcttatgcctttgcatcctgatagcttagctcccacatatgagtgagaacatgtgatgtttgatttttcattcttgagtcacttcacttagaataatagtctccaattccatccaggttacttcgaatgccattatttcatttatttttatggggctgagtagtatttcattatatatatatatatggtgtgtgtgtatgtatatgtgtgtatgtatatatacatatatatataacctttTCTGTattcacttgttgattgatgatatattttcttatgtaattTTCACAACAGTTCCATGAGATAAGTAGAATTACTCTCATAATTTTCCCCATAACAAAGCAGACTTAGATCCAGGTACTTTTCTTCATAATATCTAAGATTTATCCAGAGACCCTGCCCATGAGCTCAAGGAGAAATGAACAGTGTATGGGTCACAACTAAGAATCATGAAGTGAATAATTCCATTAGATGAAGTTTTGGGGGAAGGATCAAGTCCTGAAGTATGGAGCAAACTTCCCATAGAAGTAAGCAAAGCTACAGAACAGATCTGATGAAAGAGGTGGAGAGCAGCCATCACTGGGTGGTGTCATGGCATCTAGGAGGAAAGAGCCTTCGTGTTGATTTATTTGGAGGATGCTAGAAAGAACAATTTTGACAGAGTGGACTGGGAAATAAACCAGTAGATCTGAGGATTCAGACCACCGATGGGAGAGGTTTGGTAGTTTAAAGAAGCTCTGTGATAATGATCATTGGATCTGTGAGCAGATGACTTTGAGATTTTCAGTACCCTCCTGGTCATGTGTCTTATGAGCATAAGTGTCGACCATATCTTGCTGACTATGAGACTTTCCACTTGATAAAACTGAGCATCTCTTTATCTGATCCTCTGTGGGGATTATCATGAGTTGGGAATGTGTTTTAAAAGAGATGCTCGATTTTCCTGTGGCTTATCCTTCAGTGTCTACTATCACTAATACATATGTAGGTTAGCATGCACAGGGGCTTAGCATGATTCATTTAAGTTTGGAAAATTAAGAGTCCATGTTCTGTATGATCTTACACATACAACAAGTAGTATGTAACCAAATATAACATGATTCACTCACATTTGCAAAAAGTTTAAGTGGTATAATTCACATAATGTAGGGCAGAGAAACTAGAGTTCTGATCCAGTCTTAGTCCTGCCATGAGGTTGCTGCATGAGCTCCAATAATGCAGGAGAAAGAGTCCTTGGTGGTAAATGGCTGAGCTGGTACAACCTACATCTGATGGTGCAGAGGTCGGTGGGTGTTAAGTGCTAGGTACTTCCCACAGGGGTAGAAGAGAGCCGATTCCTCTCCACTGTGTTGGTGGAGTGCTCTGCCCACTCTATTCTTGGCACTGGCTGGACTTGCAAATGCTTTTGGCAGAGCCAAGTCATAACCAGCCTCCACACTTTTATTGAATCTTCATTGCCAAGTTCTCCTTTGATTCATAGAGAAGTAAGGTGTccacataatttattttacacaTCAGAATGCTTTTTAGAGTGTTAACACTATTAAAAATCATGTATAAACTCTCCTGGCAAATCTGAATATATGGCCTTTTCTACAAAGGGCACTTCATGATAAGAAACTCGTTCATGATTAGGCTCCATTCTAccatctccttctctcttcctgctttcttctgtcTTTCACTTCCACCTCCAATCATCTTTTATTATAACAATATCGTTCTCCCTGGAAATAGTGTGCTTGGTACATGCCCATGCTTCCACAAGATGTCCCCTTCTTTCTGATTCAGCACTTTCTAACCCTCTATCTGATGTTTATTCACACTCCCCTCCATGCATCCCTCATAGCCCGGCTCACATCCCACCTTTCCTGCAAAGCCTTCCCAAACAGCCTAGGCAGAAATAATTGGTCACTTCTCCATGCTCTCATTGCTTCTCAGGATTTATGATGCTGATATtgtaatgaaattattaaaagaaatatcaCTGGAGACTGAGAattgaagaaggaagaaggaaacactaaaagcagctcaacagtcaaagacagATTTATGTTGGAGAATAAACTTGAGAAGGGCTTCTGGCCAAATTAGGTCAGGAGCactctctcttacagactaagagtatttAAGGGTTTAGGGCAGAGAGCTCATCACAGGCTCAGAACGTTTCTATGTCTCTTTGTCTTGCTTATCTGGGAGGAAGAGTTTTTGTGTCTGTTCCTGCACATCTTCCTGCAGCTGCAGGCTTATCCCCCAgagtctgcttttagcttccctatcttagtgcacctaaagagaaaggaaggtgCTTATTAGggcccactgttttactggggcccattgTATGAGTGTAAATTTGGTGGTTACCCAAGAGACTTTCCCCCCTCCCTCTGTGCCCAagctgtcttatctgtgttttactgtctgctctttctggctgcttgttgttagaagagaagtgatACACGAGgttagaaagggagctggaacttaaaATGGTGGTGTTTGTCCAAGGTGACGGTGTTCCTGCTCTGTGAGAGACAGCCTGCAAGACATCCTAGCTTTGTGACTTACTAGCTGGAAacatttcttaacttctctgtgtctcagttttctcctgcataaaatgagataataggaTTATGGTGAAGACTGCATGAGTTAATGCAGGTAAAATAAAGCGCTTGAGAGTAATACCTAGCACATGGTAAGCCCTAAGAAAGCGTGTCCTGCTGttattatcacattttattatGGACCATCTATTCTGTATGATTCTAAAAACAGATGGTGGACTCCTTCAGGGCAGGGATCTTATCCGTCTTTATCAATTTAGCATAACAATAGTATCTGCTGCAAAACAGGAATTCAATAAATACCGACTGAATTACTTCTCTAGCATGTCTATGGGAAAGAGATTTGAGGATATCAGTGCCGATCTTTGGCCAAATCGATGTAGAGAAAAACGTTTATATATATACTTGCTCGTCTGCCTTCTTACTTCTCCTACCAATCATAAATATCTTTCTCGAGCTAGATAGCATCTCATTTCTATTACTTCCCCGGAAATTTGCTTTTGAAAACAGAATGTGGGATTTGAGAGGAAATTCATTCTTAAATGGCAGAATTTCaggcataaaaatatattttgaaaccaGTGCTCTAACCGCCTTGATGGAGCAGCCTTCTTCATGGAAATGTTCAGGTTGACTTGCTGTGTGCATGTTGAGCTCCTCTCCATAGTGAGAATGTTAGCGAGATCCCTGGTCTGGATCCTTTTTAGGGAATGTTGGATGCTGTATTGCCCCCATCATAGACTGTCATGCCTCAGGTCTCCCGGGGCCTCCCAAACTGAGGGTTCAGAGAAGAAATTCTTGAATACAGTGAATAAACACATCTTGTAAGTGGTTTGTTTCGTTAAAGATGTAAATATTcctgaaataaaagttgtttttacTTTAACAATGTTTGGGAGCAGAGGGGATGGGAGAAACCCTTGGAGGTGCTAGATCTGGCTTTTCTTTGTGaaactaattatttattttctaaagcgAACAGCTCAAttgaaaagagggaaaaaatgtcCACTGCCATGGAAAACATTGTTTCTGAttaagaaaggaggaggagagaaaaattaaagcataGACTGCTACCTCCCAGTCTCTGTTAAGCAAGTTAGAATAGCAGAGAACATACAAGAGCTTTTCTGCTCTTACTGTGAATGACGTCAAACAGGTTTGCATAGGAAGTACAGCTTTAGAGTATATTGGAAGAACAATGGCAAATAGGTGTTTTAACTCTGGTAATAGCAAGCTACTAATTAACGATTCATTactaagaaactttaaaaataactaaaatctcAAAGGATTCTACGTTTGAGAATGGAATCAAAACAGTTATGTAAGTTGtgattaatatcagataaagttaAATCggttgtggcaataatcaatagcttaccaaccaaaaagagtccaggacctgatggattcacagccgaattctaccaggggtacaaggaggaactggtaccattccttctgaaactattccaatcaatagaaaaagagggaatcctccctaacacattttatgaggccagcatcatcctgataccaaagcctggcagagacacaaccaaaaaagagaatttcacaccaatatccttgatgaacattgatgcaaaaatcctcaataaaatactggcaaaccgaatccagcagcacatcaaaaagcttatccaccatgatcaagtgggcttcatccctgggatgcaaggctggttcaacatacgcaaatcaataaatgtaatccagcatataaacagaaccaaagacaaaaaccacatgattatctcaatagatgcagaaaaggcctttgacaaaattcaacaacccttcatgctaaaaactctcaataaattaggtattgatgggacatatctcaaaataataagagctatctatgacaagcccacagccaatatcatactgaatgggcaaaaactggaagcattccctttgaaaactggcacaagagagggatgccctctctcaccactcctattcaacatagtgctggaagttctggccagggcaatcaggcaggagaaggaaataaagggtattcgattaggaaaagaggaagtcaaactgtccctgtttgcagataacatgattgtatatctagaaaaccccatcgtctcagcccaaaatctccttaagctgattagcaacttcagcaaagtctcaggatacaaaatcaatgtacaaaaatcacaagcattcttgtacaccaatcacagacaaacagagagccaaatcatgagtgaactcccattcacaattgcttcaaagagaataaaatacctaggaatccaacttacaagggatgtgaaggacctcttcaaggagaactacaaaccactgctcaatgaaataaaagaggatacaaatagaagaacattccatgctcatgggttggaacaatcaatatcatgaaaatggccatactgcccaaggtaatttatagattcaatgccatccccatcaagctaccaatgactttcttcacagaattggaaaaaactactttaaagttcatatggaaccaaaaaagagcccgcatcgccaagtcaatcctaagccaaaagaacaaagctggaggcatcatgctacctgacttcaaactacactacaaggctacagtaaccaaaacagcatggtactggtaccacaacagagacatagatcaatggaacagaacagagccctcagaaataatgccgcatagctacaactatctgatctttgacaaacctgacaaaaacaagcaatgggaaaaggattccctatttaataaatgggctgggaaaactggctagccatatgtagaaagctgaaactggatcccttccttacaccttatacaaaaattaattcaagatggattaaagacttaaatgttagacctaaaaccattaaaatcctacaggaaaacctaggcaataccaatcaggacataggcatgggcaaggacttcatgtctaaaacaccaaaagcaatggcaacaaaagccaaaattgacaaatgggatctaattaaactaaagagcttctgcacagcaaaagaaactaccatcagagtgaacaggcaacctacagaatgggagaaaatttttgcaacctactcatctgacaaagggctaatatccagaatctacaatgaactcaaacaaatttacaagaaaaaaatgaacaaccccatcaaaaagtgggcgaaagacatgaacagacacttctcaaaagaagacatttatgcagccaaaaaacatatgaaaaaatgctcatcatcactggccatcagagaaatgcaaatcaaaaccacagtgagataccatctcacaccagttagaatggccatcattaaaaagtcaggaaacaacaggtgctggagaggatgtggagaaataggaagacttttacactgttggtgggactgtaaactagttcaaccattgtggaagtcagtgtggcgattcctcagggatctagaactagaaataccatttgacccagccatcccattgctgagtatatacccaaaggactataaatcatgctgctataaagacacatgcacacgtatgtttattgcggcactattcacaatagcaaagacttggaaccaacccaaatgtccaacaacgatagactggattaagaaaatgtggcacatatataccatggaatactatgcagccataaaaaatgatgagttcatgtcctttgtagagacatggatgaaactggaaaccatcattctcagtaaactatcgcaaggacaaaaaaccaaacaccacatgttctcactcataggtggaaattgaacaatgagaactcatggacacaggaaggggaacatcacactccggggactgttgtggggtggggggaggggggagggacagcattaggagatatacctaatgctaaatgacaagttgattggtgcagcaaaacaacatggcacatggatacatatgtaacaaaccagcacattgtgcacatgtaccctaaaacctaaagtataataaaaaaaatagattttgtaaTAGTGGATCAGCATTCCTTTAAAAATGGATGtgatattttgtctttatttgttcACTTTGTCTTATAATGTTAATAAGAAACATATAtaccagagaaaagggaaaatgaagtCCCATTATTACCATTCCTCTGGAATATTGAGTTACATCTGAAACCATTTTGGGGCCAGGGAGGGGCTCTGAGACCTTTTGTTAGATTTTCCCTTGGCCAATAACACAGCCTTTGAGATGTTTCTATGAATCCTCAGAAGGTGAATTCAACAAGctaaatgcaaatcaatactGGGGCTGAGAGGGAGGATTGTGAGCTGCTGGATCAAGGATCATTGCCCAGATTGGGTGAGAAACCAATAACTGAAAATCAACAGCCATCTCCTTACATTAGTCAGGAAACTTCCTAATGAGAGGAGTGGAGCACAGGTGACAGAAGAAGGCATACAGTGGGTGTTTGGAGACAGAGCTTTCTTTCAAGCTGttgctgatttttgtatcctcAGTCATCTCTCCTTCCAGCAATCCTCAGTGATACAAAGATTCCAGTGCCTTCATCTATGGCTCTTGTCTGTTTTTTACTGGAAGAAGACATGAAGATGTGGCACCTCTGATTCCTGTGTGGCCCTTCTTTTTTGAGTCTCCATTGCTGTGGCCCTCTTGGTATGACCAATCGTTTCTCACCCTGGCCTCTGCCGCAGTGAGGTGCCTTGCCCACTTGAGGCCTCCGCCACCTACGTCCTGGAGTTAAGTCCACCACTGACTCCCTTGGTTACCATTTCCTTCataagagtgggagaaaatatctttatCTTGGATATAAGATGCTTCTTGGGCTGGCATGGATGAAGTCAACTGCTCCCTCTTGTTTTCTTATCTCTTGTTAGTTGGAAAGATTTCTAAGCATTTTGGAAGCAGTTTCTTAGTGTTTAAGCAGAAAAGCCTTGCATTCATATCCTGGGCCTCTCACAGCAAAATGGGAACAATAGCACAAATATCAaagattgttttgaggattaaatgagatagttttATACAGCATTTATGATAATATCTGACAAATAATTAGGGCTCTATAAATGATAATCTTCATACTACTGAACCAAAGACAGAAATTTAAGGCACAAATGAGTGAAGAGGCTACTAAGACAATTATATACTTGACAGTTCCAAGGATACAGAGAATTCTGGAAGGAGACTTTGCGATTCGGGTGTCATGCTTAGGAGTTTTTGAAAAGGGATAAAAAGGAGAATGTGAagctgaatttatttttgttacatcaCAGTGGATTGGGAAGCTTTCTAGTTGGTATTTTAATAATACAGTGCTTAGTATTTTTGTAAGAGGTGTAAAGTGGTAAAATTATGTGCACCCTAGGCAGTTAATACAATGAATCCAGGAAAATGCTGAGTGTCTCTGTCTTCTGTGGGATTTCAGATCTAATCAGTGGCTCCACAAAACTTCTGTGTAGCTCTTTTTGAGCCAAAGTAGATAATTTTGATGCACATCAAAAAATGAGGATGTTGCATGAGGCCAAATGtaagtataaatattttctttataattttttttggaagagcAATTGTTTAGTAGGTAATGAAATGATCCTTGAAGCTTTACCAAGTCTAGCAAGCTCAAATGAATATCCAAGAGGTAAGGGTGAGGTTCAGGTGTCAAGGAAAAGGCAGAAACACCTTTAAAGTTATGGGTAGAAACAAAAGATACCTATCATGTTTTTTAATCTTACAAGGTACCCCAGAGATCAAAAAGTCCAGAAGCTTTCAAACTTTCTCCAGTGGAATCTTACCTAGAAATCTAATACATATGATAACTAAACAAAGTTCTCACTAACTATATTTAACATGGAAATCTCCGGATAAATTCACTGGAGTCTCGGGGCTCCTTGAAACAGGTTTGGAAAGCCCAAGCCATTAGCCTGACCTGATAAAGCTACTAAATTGTTACCACACTACTTGCCACACTAGTAGCTGGTAGCAAGATGGAAACAGACCCAAGTCTAGTATACTAGACACAATGCTTTTTACTTTCCTTAGGCAGTAGGGCTAACCTAATCTGCCTAAAAATGTTCAGGCAGAGCAATCAGGCATGGGGTCAGACATGGGATGAACATCCTTGCTGACAAATTCTAAGTTACTCCCTTTCCAGACATTTGgggagggaaaaaattaaaaaaacactgcATCTTGACTCTAGTCCTTAGtctgttaatatatttttaaaattatattattctttcaatcagttatttaaaatctcttctcttctttttattgcCTTTCCCTATAGGTTTGTCTCACAAATAGTATAAGGGGAGTAAATTGAGAAAAgtggtgcaaaaaaaaaagaaaaaatggcacgATGGAAAAGACCTTCCTTCCAGGGACAGGCAATTCTCTACAGAAGAAAGGCAAAGTAACAATAACCAAGACTATATGACTTTGAAGACAGGTGAAGAGGCAGAAcctagataataaaataaaatatgcagaaaGATAATGTATTATAGCATAGTGGTCCATATCATTCAGCACAGTGCTGAAAATTCCAAGTCACTGTCACATATGAAGATTCcagaatgaaatttatttatttatttatttttttgagacagagtctcgctctgtcgcccaggctggagtgcagtggcgcaatcttggctcactgcaagctccgcctcccgggttcatgccattctcctgcctcagcctctccaagtagctggtactacaggcgcccgccaccacgcccggctaattttttttgtatttttagtagagacggggtttcaccgtggtctcgatctcctgacctcatgatctgcccgcctcggcctcccaaagtgctgagattacaagcgtgaaccactgcgcccggcctccagaaTGAAATTTCTTATGTCAAAGCAAAAGGAATTCCAGAGCCATGCACCCATTTCTGCTCTTACTAACTCTCAGGAACATGGCCTGTCCTGTGCAATATTGTTTTCAGGGCTGTTTTTACTTCCTTATTCCTCAAGGTATAGATCAAAGGGTTCAGCAGTGGTCCTACCAGATTCATGAGAATTTGTACCACGGTTCCCAGCATGGGGTTGGGTGTGGGCTGCAGGTAGACAGTGATGATGGGCCCATAGGCACAGAGGATGGCAATGAGGTGAGCACTGCAGGTGGAGAAGGCACGGCGACGGCCCTCAGTTGTATGAATACTTAAGATAGAAATCATGATTCTAGTGTAGGATAAAAGAATTAGGAGAAAGCAGACAAGAGATACGAGGCCGACGCTGGTGAAGCTCACCCTCCGGGCTAAGGATGTGTCAGCACAGGCCAAGGGCAAGAGTGCTGGAATGTCACAGAAGAAGTGATCCACTTCATTGGGACCACAGTATGGCAAGGCAAAGGTGAGGGAAGTCAAGATACTGGAATGAATGCACCCTAACAGCCACGTGCCCACAGCCAGGGCCACACAGATCCTTGGGTTCATGATGACTGCGTATCGCAGAGGATAACAGATGGCAGTGAAGCGGTCATAGGCCATCACTATATACAAGAAGCACTCAATGCTCCTgaggaaatggaagaagaaaagctGGCAGACACAGTCTTTGTAGGAGATGAGTCGGCTCAGCCCCATAAGGTAGAGCAGCATTTTGGGACAAGTCACTGAGGAGAAACCCATGTCAAACACAGACAAGTTTCCCAGGAAGAAATACATAGGTGTGTGAAGGCGAGCAGAAGACGTAACAGCAACAAGGATAGACACATTTCCCAGTAGAGTGCAGGCATAGAAGGGCAAGAATAAGACAAAAAGTGTCATCTCCAGCCCCTCTGTGTGTGGGATTCCCAAA from Nomascus leucogenys isolate Asia chromosome 15, Asia_NLE_v1, whole genome shotgun sequence encodes the following:
- the LOC100584964 gene encoding putative olfactory receptor 10D3; protein product: MEMKNCCMVKEFILLGIPHTEGLEMTLFVLFLPFYACTLLGNVSILVAVTSSARLHTPMYFFLGNLSVFDMGFSSVTCPKMLLYLMGLSRLISYKDCVCQLFFFHFLRSIECFLYIVMAYDRFTAICYPLRYAVIMNPRICVALAVGTWLLGCIHSSILTSLTFALPYCGPNEVDHFFCDIPALLPLACADTSLARRVSFTSVGLVSLVCFLLILLSYTRIMISILSIHTTEGRRRAFSTCSAHLIAILCAYGPIITVYLQPTPNPMLGTVVQILMNLVGPLLNPLIYTLRNKEVKTALKTILHRTGHVPES